The DNA window GGTGTGGCAGCGCAACGTCTTCGCCCATGTCATACCCACAGGTGAGTGGATCACAATCTCCATCCCATCACGAAATCAACGCCCTCGCAGGgagccaaataaaataatttgaattttattggtGATTTAAGATTTTACGTGATCATTGGGATGAATTATGTGGACTTAAGTCTTCCAGATATCGCCGAAGCAATAGAAAATTGCTTTctctaattaattaattaaacaatttggtttggtttgggtACCTAaagaataatataataataaataataataatataataatacaacCTAATGTTAAAACAAGTTACCCAATAGAAAACATAATTGAGAGTGATAAGATATCTTTAAATAACATACTTAAAGCAGCATTAGtcaaaatcttaaaatatttttatctatTTCATTCGTgcatagatatatatataatttgaaagttttatttttttcgaaaatacTCTCTAACAATTCAAAATCTAAATCcttattctatttttaaatcttttttaattatgataAAACTTTTCAATAATTTTGCTTACGCGGAATTTTCTTAGGATAAATTAGGTAggataaatattaattctttTGCTAAAATccaataattttgtaaaataattattataaaagtcTAACAAATACTTTCTGCCCAGCTTCGCGTGAGGCTGCCTACACCTATGCGATAGCCAGTGCCGGAGCGGCCTATGCGGTGACCGCCGCCTGTGCCCGCGGCAACATCTCCACCTGCGGCTGTGATGTGCGGCGCaaggccacgcccactggcGGAGGGACGCCCGAGGAGCCCTGGAAGTGGGGCGGCTGCTCGGCGGACGTGGATTTCGGGATGCGGTACGCGCGCAGGTTCATGGATGCCCGCGAACTGGAGCGAGATGCCCGCACCCTGATGAACATCCACAACAACCGGGCGGGGAGAACGGTGCGTATGATTGGCACTCAGTAAAtcgtttaataattattacctttttataaTCTGTTAGCTGGTCAAGAAGATGCTGCGCACGGACTGCAAGTGCCATGGCGTCAGTGGCTCCTGCGTGATGAAGACCTGCTGGAAGAGCCTGCCGCCCTTTCGCCTGATCGGCGACAAGCTCAtgcaaaaatatcaaaaagccAAAACTGTTCAAGCCGTCAAAGGCAAACGTGGACTGAGATTAGTATTAAGCAGGTGAGatagtaaaattaatttaaaatttaacattaaaaaGGGAGCAGTTGATTGAGGGGGCCAATAAATAACAACATCAATATAAATTTCTAaactaattaaatgaaaagacGTATTTTATGATGTCATGTAAAAGCCTATATGTTAACAAGaactattaattttaattaactaatcACTCAAAAGATGTACCGACCGACATTTATTTTGAGAAACTGACCTCTTTTTTAATAAGGAATACCCAATTTATCCGAGTAATGTAATTTATATCTTAGTtcatgtatttaaaattatacaaattaaataaatttatgtcTTATCATTCAATGTATTTcgaattgcatttatttttattatgttttttatttcgctaCTCCTTTTTAACTTAAGGCAGCTAAGCCTATTTATAAAGATTGAACAATAATGTaaccttttaaaatttaaaaatactttctgattaaaaatgtacattttagCGCATTCACTAAGAAATAAGTGGTAGATATTTTGTCTACTATATGCGTTGCAGCAAAATATACACACCTCAGTCTCATCATCATGTTCTTCCAGAAAGAAGCATGCCGGCACCGCTCGTGCTCAGAAACCGGTCCTCGATTGGCCGAAGCGAATGGAGCTGATCTACCTGGAGGCGTCGCCCAACTACTGCGAGCGGAGTCTGCAGACGGGCAGCCAGGGCACCGCCGGCCGCGTCTGCCGGCGGACCGGCCACGGCCCCCAGAGCTGCGACCTGCTCtgctgtgggcgtggccacaACACCCAGCACATCCGGCGGACGAAGCAGTGCCGCTGCCAGTTCCGCTGGTGCTGCGAGGTCAGGTGCGACGAGTGCGACGAGAGCTACGAGGAGTTCACCTGTAAATAGagggaggaggagcagcagctggagcaggaCCAGAACGCAGCTAGTACTAGGGCTATGTCATAGAAAATGCGTTAATTAAGTATTATGAGAAATGTATTACACCCACAGACACGCACCGCGCCACCATACAGACACATTCCAGAATAAATACAACAAGTTAACATTCACAAAGAgggttttgtttattaagcgGGGGTTAAAATGGGTATAGACGGCTTCGGGCTGAAAGAAATCGTTAAAAATTGGGAGGTATTGCAAAAAGACTAACTATttcaaaaattgaataataCAAGTTTGTTTAAACTTCATATCATTGACTTACTAAACTAAATATATCGTAGTTTATAAATTATCTCATTAGAGCTATCGAGACATTAGATTATAAGCAAGCTAGTATTCTAGGCATTTAAATCTAAGTAATCTACAATCAGTACAAACGTCTTTAGAAAAACATAATTTGTTTAAGCTTAAATCTGTGTATGAACACTGATAACTATTGAtgatatttgtttaaaaaaatatgatgcATTAAATAAGATGCCCAGTAAttactttttcaaaatttttaattaaaccactttcaaaatatgaataaaagaGGAGGAAAGAAAGAAGCACATattccttatttattttatttcgttttctcCGTATAACTATATTCAgcttataacaaaaataatatactatGCCAGCATCATAAGGACGAAAGGAAAAACTTAGTATTATATATAAACTTCCACTCATAATGACATCCTCCTTAAAATGCAGACTAAAATGCatatcttatttttaaaaaggaagATATAGATGTTTATAAATACGGTTCGAACTACACGGGAATTAAGAGGTTTAAATGAATACAAAACTATTTTGAGAGGAAGctttatatttaacaaataaagtatataataaagtaaaatactTAACGTTCctcaatttacaaaaatataacttcTTAGCTTGATTAATACTCGTagtttttaactttttcttgaaactGTAGCCCACTTTTGAGGGCGGTTCAAATAGTTGGCGCTCGGCATTGCCAGCCCGAAGTGTGGAACGCTACGTAAGACCCACTTTGGGCTGGCGTAACGCAATGCGCTGGCTTCATATCTTGGCATTGGAATTCCGGAACCCATTAGGCAGGCAGCTCGCGCCGCCTCGGAATGCCAGCACTCGGCGTAGTGCGCGAGCGCCAAAAGGAAAATTCATTGATTGCAATCGCGCTCGCTCTCCCACTGGCGCTGGGAGCGTCGGAAAAGTGGGAAAACTCACCACTTGCCAGCGGAATCGGCGACTATATTAGCGAATGGCTCGCACGAGCGGCGCTCAGTTCTTTGAGGGTAGTTAGTTGGACAACGGCGTTGCCGAAAACGGGCCACCTCAGCTGCCGCACAATACATTTTTGGGTTAGGAACACACACTGACACGAATACCCATACACTCTCGCatgcccacacacacacacacccgaaCACACGCTCAGTATATGTATCTGGCCGAGAAATGTATAAGGCCAagaaaaagccagcttaattGTATTCGCAGCggagaaaagtgaaaaaacaaCGCGAGAAAATTCCATTGACTAGCCAAAAGTGCTTcaattaaatgtataaaatatccATTAATGTGTGTGTATCgctgtgcatgtgtgtgtgtgctagtGCGAGCGTGAgtgagtgtgcgtgagtggcAGCAATAGCGCTAGAGGCTGCTCCCTGGATACAGAAAAGTGATTTCCTGCAAATAAAAAGTGCTAAAAGCGAGCTGAAACCAAAGCGAGCGGGCCAAAAAGCCGCCTACAGCGCCCAAAATCGTGTGACAGACTCAAGAAACCATTAAAGATACACCCCTTATACATATAAGTTtcaatgtgtgtgtgtgtgtataggCCACATGTacaaaagcacacacactgTCAATCAAAGGAGTAATCTGGCCCACTAAATGCTGCCTATCGATTGGGGCAAAGgcagaaaaattattataaattgcTTCAACCTACATATAAGCCATGCGAGctgtacacacacacacacactccgccacacacacacacgcacacgcctACAAAGAGACATTAAGTTTGAAAAGCCATAAGCTGTATAACAGAGCCTAGAGTGGAGCGGAGAGGTGGGCGCGAGGGGCTGCCAGCATAATGTTGGGCCACCCTAAACACCCACTCAGCTGCACAGCCCCAACCCCCTGGCGTTACGTCGAGCCTTACGTTGTTCGTAAGCGTAACTCGTGCGTAGAGCACTCTCCACTCCATTTTTACGGAGCACTCTTCAACTCCGCATCTCTCTGTGTCGCTGTGTGTGCGACTGTGTGGGTGCCTCGAATGTGTGTCATTGGGAGCGAGTGTAAAAAATATCCTCGTTAGGCACGAAGCCACCGAAACcacttcaaaaaaataaaagaaacacaaagcatagaacaaaaaacacacagaaAAACCTCAAAGTGAATGAAGACTGTAATTAGTTTAGCTAGAAACTCAGAAACTCACGCGGTTTAATTATCCTACCCACGCAGCCATGTATATAAAACCAAA is part of the Drosophila biarmipes strain raj3 chromosome 2R, RU_DBia_V1.1, whole genome shotgun sequence genome and encodes:
- the LOC108036667 gene encoding protein Wnt-2 isoform X1, whose translation is MWKIHNKLLIYILWIMEIRLVSSFTSAMLCGRIPGLTPGQRNMCREMPDALIALGEGHQLGAQECQHQFRGHRWNCSEVWQRNVFAHVIPTASREAAYTYAIASAGAAYAVTAACARGNISTCGCDVRRKATPTGGGTPEEPWKWGGCSADVDFGMRYARRFMDARELERDARTLMNIHNNRAGRTLVKKMLRTDCKCHGVSGSCVMKTCWKSLPPFRLIGDKLMQKYQKAKTVQAVKGKRGLRLVLSRKKHAGTARAQKPVLDWPKRMELIYLEASPNYCERSLQTGSQGTAGRVCRRTGHGPQSCDLLCCGRGHNTQHIRRTKQCRCQFRWCCEVRCDECDESYEEFTCK
- the LOC108036667 gene encoding protein Wnt-2 isoform X2, with product MLCGRIPGLTPGQRNMCREMPDALIALGEGHQLGAQECQHQFRGHRWNCSEVWQRNVFAHVIPTASREAAYTYAIASAGAAYAVTAACARGNISTCGCDVRRKATPTGGGTPEEPWKWGGCSADVDFGMRYARRFMDARELERDARTLMNIHNNRAGRTLVKKMLRTDCKCHGVSGSCVMKTCWKSLPPFRLIGDKLMQKYQKAKTVQAVKGKRGLRLVLSRKKHAGTARAQKPVLDWPKRMELIYLEASPNYCERSLQTGSQGTAGRVCRRTGHGPQSCDLLCCGRGHNTQHIRRTKQCRCQFRWCCEVRCDECDESYEEFTCK